The Acidobacteriota bacterium genome includes a region encoding these proteins:
- a CDS encoding LysM peptidoglycan-binding domain-containing protein: MSLRDKYSHAILTAKGLRMQGAAEERDGKLHFKGMVQNQDEVNEIWTAIKTVPDWRNDVVAEVTIDPNAKPAAATYTVKAGDTLSKIAKEHLGDANAYMKIFDANKGTLTDPDKIKPGQVLTIPKG; encoded by the coding sequence ATGAGCTTACGAGATAAATACAGCCACGCCATCCTGACCGCCAAGGGCCTCCGCATGCAAGGCGCTGCGGAAGAACGCGACGGCAAGCTTCACTTCAAGGGCATGGTCCAGAACCAGGACGAAGTGAACGAGATCTGGACGGCCATCAAGACCGTGCCCGACTGGCGCAACGACGTCGTGGCCGAGGTCACGATCGACCCCAACGCCAAGCCCGCGGCCGCCACGTACACGGTCAAGGCCGGCGACACGCTCAGCAAGATTGCCAAGGAACACCTGGGCGATGCCAACGCCTACATGAAGATCTTCGACGCCAACAAGGGCACCCTGACCGACCCGGACAAGATCAAGCCCGGCCAGGTCCTGACCATTCCCAAGGGCTGA